The following coding sequences are from one Streptomyces venezuelae window:
- the hmgA gene encoding homogentisate 1,2-dioxygenase — protein sequence MIGDHADDAGRTDAGDARKIAEGLAYLSGFGNEHSSEAVPGALPHGRNSPQRAPLGLYAEQLSGSAFTEPRAHNRRSWLYRIRPSAAHPQFTRTDNGALRTAPFNESVPDPNRLRWNPLPEPAPGTDFLAGLWTLGGNGDATQRTGMGIHLYHANSSMRERVFSDADGELLIVPERGGLLLRTEFGLLHAEPGEVALIPRGVRFRVELLDASARGYVCENYGAPFQLPDLGPIGANGLANARDFRAPVAAYEDVEGPVEVVNKFCGNLWRATYDHSPLDVVAWHGNHVPYVYDLHRFNVIGSISYDHPDPSIFTVLTSPSDTPGLAGVDFVVFAPRWLVGEDTFRPPYFHRNVMSEYMGLIEGAYDAKAEGFVPGGGSLHNMMSAHGPDRETFEKASAAELKPQKIDDGLAFMFETRWPVTATEQAAGASHLQRGYDDVWQGLERHFRN from the coding sequence ATGATCGGGGACCACGCAGACGACGCGGGCCGAACGGACGCGGGCGACGCCCGCAAGATCGCCGAAGGGCTGGCCTACCTCTCCGGCTTCGGCAACGAACACAGCTCCGAAGCCGTGCCCGGCGCCCTGCCGCACGGCCGGAACTCCCCTCAGCGCGCACCCCTCGGTCTCTACGCCGAGCAGCTGAGCGGCAGCGCCTTCACCGAGCCCCGCGCGCACAACCGCCGCTCGTGGCTGTACCGCATCCGTCCCTCGGCCGCGCACCCGCAGTTCACGCGCACCGACAACGGCGCGCTCCGCACGGCCCCGTTCAACGAGTCGGTGCCCGACCCGAACCGGCTGCGCTGGAACCCCCTCCCCGAGCCCGCGCCCGGCACGGACTTCCTGGCGGGCCTGTGGACGCTGGGCGGCAACGGCGACGCGACGCAGCGCACCGGTATGGGCATCCACCTGTACCACGCCAACTCCTCGATGCGGGAACGGGTGTTCAGCGACGCCGACGGCGAACTGCTGATCGTGCCCGAGCGCGGCGGGCTGCTCCTGCGCACCGAGTTCGGGCTGCTGCACGCCGAGCCGGGCGAGGTCGCGCTGATCCCGCGCGGTGTCCGCTTCCGCGTGGAGCTCCTCGACGCGAGCGCCCGCGGGTACGTGTGCGAGAACTACGGTGCCCCGTTCCAGCTCCCCGACCTCGGCCCGATCGGGGCCAACGGGCTGGCCAACGCGCGCGACTTCCGGGCGCCCGTCGCGGCGTACGAGGACGTCGAGGGCCCGGTGGAGGTGGTGAACAAGTTCTGCGGCAACCTGTGGCGCGCCACGTACGACCACTCACCGCTCGACGTGGTCGCCTGGCACGGCAACCACGTCCCGTACGTCTACGACCTGCACCGCTTCAACGTCATCGGCTCGATCAGCTACGACCACCCGGACCCGTCGATCTTCACCGTGCTCACCTCGCCGTCCGACACCCCGGGCCTCGCGGGCGTCGACTTCGTGGTGTTCGCGCCGCGCTGGCTGGTGGGCGAGGACACGTTCCGTCCGCCGTACTTCCACCGGAACGTGATGAGCGAGTACATGGGCCTGATCGAGGGTGCGTACGACGCGAAGGCGGAAGGCTTTGTGCCGGGCGGCGGCTCGCTGCACAACATGATGTCGGCGCACGGCCCGGACCGTGAGACGTTCGAGAAGGCGTCCGCAGCCGAGCTGAAGCCGCAGAAGATCGACGACGGTCTCGCCTTCATGTTCGAGACGCGGTGGCCGGTGACGGCGACGGAGCAGGCGGCCGGGGCGTCCCACCTGCAGCGCGGTTACGACGACGTGTGGCAGGGTCTGGAGCGTCACTTCCGCAACTGA
- a CDS encoding GntR family transcriptional regulator yields MTAFAPDSIVLNRKLPLWYQVSQSLRASILGRSPDAPLRLPTEEQLAGHYGVSVLTMRQALKELEDEGLITRHRRRGTFIEPSARRGAPVRLLGSVDAIVAQQSGMTTRLLDHGAAPPPADLAGHFPGSAEVATYHRLRCDEKTGEPTNHARNYIRPELASRIDLDDLVRWPMTKVLRDVVGVRISRITDTVEATLADPETARLLEVPLLSPILHYTGVTYDEDGRTLDVARIHYRGDRFSFSVTLDAT; encoded by the coding sequence GTGACCGCTTTCGCCCCGGACTCGATCGTCCTGAATCGGAAGCTGCCGCTCTGGTATCAGGTGTCGCAGTCCTTGCGCGCCTCGATACTCGGCCGCTCCCCCGACGCCCCGCTCCGGCTGCCCACCGAGGAGCAGTTGGCGGGGCATTACGGGGTGAGCGTGCTGACCATGCGGCAGGCGCTCAAGGAGCTGGAGGACGAGGGGCTGATCACCCGCCACCGACGGCGGGGCACCTTCATCGAGCCGAGCGCGCGGCGCGGCGCCCCCGTCCGCCTGCTCGGCTCGGTCGACGCGATCGTGGCGCAGCAGTCGGGCATGACGACCCGGCTCCTCGACCACGGCGCCGCCCCGCCCCCCGCCGACCTCGCCGGGCACTTCCCGGGTTCGGCGGAGGTGGCGACGTACCACCGGCTGCGCTGCGACGAGAAGACGGGCGAGCCCACCAACCACGCCCGCAACTACATCCGGCCCGAACTGGCGTCCCGCATCGACCTGGACGACCTCGTGCGCTGGCCCATGACGAAGGTTCTGCGCGATGTGGTGGGCGTCCGCATCAGCCGCATCACGGACACCGTCGAGGCCACGCTCGCCGACCCGGAGACCGCGCGGCTCCTCGAAGTGCCGCTGCTCAGCCCGATCCTGCACTACACCGGCGTCACGTACGACGAGGACGGCCGCACGCTGGACGTGGCCCGCATCCACTACCGCGGCGACCGCTTCTCGTTCTCGGTCACGCTCGACGCGACGTGA
- a CDS encoding type ISP restriction/modification enzyme gives MPGVTHDEAPLLADLMPWSVAPLRPGRGWPMGPDPASLRARWNAFVRAEGPDREALFRPTRARTLHTAVAQLPGHGGGTGRLARESGPCPEPVRVLHGPFDEQWLIPDHRLIDVARPELWRVAGEGQLFAVEQGYVPGAAGPAVLASGVLPDGRSPAGRPGRIRPLFRRPGGREPNVAPGLLTHLADVLGGQEVTARDLLAWVLAAGTGSAAGCRVPLTRDADVWTRGVELGGRLLWLQLRGNGERPKLPGGRRPYVRAPLPARPTGLSYDADEAILYVGDEGVISPVPREAWEYEVSGVRVVERWFALRTEAGETGTLEAIRPTTWPQTWTSELLELITVLALLAELAPRRTELAASLGAVVTGAELHDAGVLPVPGSARRPASVLDHHEEGPDGQFALL, from the coding sequence ATGCCGGGCGTGACGCACGACGAAGCGCCGCTGCTCGCGGACCTCATGCCGTGGTCCGTCGCACCGCTCCGGCCGGGCCGCGGGTGGCCGATGGGCCCGGATCCGGCTTCCCTGCGGGCCCGTTGGAACGCCTTCGTCCGCGCCGAGGGACCGGACCGCGAGGCCCTCTTCCGCCCCACCCGCGCGCGCACCCTGCACACCGCGGTCGCCCAGCTGCCCGGCCACGGCGGCGGAACGGGCCGCCTGGCCAGGGAGTCGGGGCCCTGCCCCGAGCCCGTGCGCGTCCTGCACGGCCCCTTCGACGAGCAGTGGCTGATCCCCGACCACCGCCTCATCGACGTCGCACGCCCCGAACTGTGGCGGGTGGCGGGCGAGGGCCAGCTCTTCGCGGTCGAGCAGGGCTACGTTCCCGGAGCGGCGGGCCCCGCCGTCCTCGCGTCCGGTGTCCTGCCGGACGGCCGCTCCCCGGCCGGACGCCCGGGGCGGATACGCCCCCTGTTCCGGCGCCCCGGAGGCCGGGAGCCCAACGTGGCCCCGGGCCTGCTCACCCACCTCGCGGACGTCCTCGGCGGCCAGGAGGTCACCGCGCGCGACCTGCTGGCCTGGGTCCTCGCCGCCGGTACCGGCTCGGCGGCGGGCTGCCGGGTGCCGCTCACCCGCGACGCCGACGTGTGGACGCGGGGCGTGGAGCTCGGCGGGCGGCTGCTCTGGCTGCAGCTGCGCGGCAACGGCGAACGCCCGAAACTGCCCGGCGGCCGCAGGCCGTACGTCCGGGCCCCGCTGCCCGCCCGGCCCACCGGCCTGTCGTACGACGCCGACGAGGCGATCCTGTACGTCGGCGACGAGGGCGTCATCTCACCGGTGCCGCGGGAGGCGTGGGAGTACGAGGTGAGCGGGGTGCGTGTCGTCGAGCGCTGGTTCGCGCTGCGCACGGAGGCGGGCGAGACGGGCACGCTGGAGGCGATCCGCCCCACGACGTGGCCCCAGACGTGGACGTCCGAGCTCCTCGAACTCATCACGGTGCTGGCGCTGCTGGCCGAACTCGCCCCCCGGCGGACGGAACTGGCGGCATCCCTGGGAGCCGTGGTCACCGGGGCCGAGCTGCACGACGCGGGCGTCCTGCCCGTACCCGGCTCCGCCCGCCGTCCCGCGTCCGTCCTCGACCACCACGAAGAGGGCCCGGACGGCCAGTTCGCCCTGCTCTAG
- a CDS encoding TetR/AcrR family transcriptional regulator, producing MAGRAATPEVIWARPERAGRGPKPAHSRADIAAAAVRIADADGIDAVSMRRVAGELGCGTMSLYNYVPRKEDLYELMVDAVSGEYELAEEAVGGDWYAGMLGLGRQTRAILHRHPWLVRVMSTVYGSSPNALRYLEHCLGVLDRLDAPYGTKMELIAMVNGTAMTSVANEIAVAERTRGLPWSPEQEQEVRSAYLAGQLAGGAYPRLAGMVAQAPPPGDADESFERALRRLLDSFRPEG from the coding sequence ATGGCGGGCCGAGCGGCCACTCCCGAAGTGATCTGGGCGCGCCCCGAGCGTGCGGGCCGCGGCCCCAAGCCCGCGCACAGCAGGGCCGACATCGCGGCGGCGGCCGTCCGCATCGCCGACGCGGACGGCATCGACGCGGTGTCCATGCGGCGGGTGGCGGGCGAGCTGGGCTGCGGCACGATGTCGCTGTACAACTACGTGCCGCGCAAGGAGGACCTGTACGAGCTGATGGTCGACGCGGTCAGCGGCGAGTACGAGCTGGCCGAGGAGGCCGTGGGCGGCGACTGGTACGCAGGGATGCTCGGCCTCGGCCGGCAGACCCGGGCCATCCTGCACCGGCACCCGTGGCTCGTGCGCGTGATGTCGACGGTCTACGGCTCCAGCCCGAACGCGCTGCGCTACCTGGAGCACTGCCTCGGCGTCCTGGACCGCCTCGACGCGCCCTACGGCACGAAGATGGAGCTCATCGCCATGGTCAACGGCACGGCGATGACGTCCGTGGCCAACGAGATCGCCGTGGCCGAGCGCACCAGGGGTCTGCCCTGGTCACCGGAGCAGGAGCAGGAGGTCCGGTCCGCCTACCTGGCGGGGCAGCTGGCGGGCGGGGCGTATCCGCGGCTCGCGGGGATGGTGGCGCAGGCGCCGCCGCCCGGCGACGCCGACGAGAGCTTCGAGCGGGCGCTGCGCAGACTCCTCGACTCGTTCCGCCCGGAGGGCTGA
- a CDS encoding ATP-binding cassette domain-containing protein, which translates to MTSTYAVLSEGLAKRFGSGESAVSALRGLDLAIPRGTVCGLLGPNGAGKTTAVRVLTTLLMPDAGTARVAGHDVVRDAAAVRRHIGVIGQYASVDGDLTGRENLRLFARLLRAPRGRADELLERFGLTGAAERPARTYSGGMRRRLDLAVGLITRPAVLFLDEPTTGLDPHSRNAIWESVRKLAGEGTTVLLTTQYLEEADQLADDIVLIDGGRAAHRGTPAELKAQIGSYAEVVVAEDAALPAAAVVLDQLTGAEPMLDAETRTAGVVALDPALTLPRLVRELDAAGVPVVDVRLRRPSLDDVFLRLIA; encoded by the coding sequence ATGACTTCTACGTACGCTGTACTTAGTGAGGGTCTGGCGAAGCGCTTCGGCTCCGGCGAGAGCGCCGTCAGCGCGCTGCGCGGCCTTGACCTGGCCATCCCGCGAGGCACCGTCTGCGGGCTCCTCGGACCCAACGGCGCGGGCAAGACCACGGCGGTGCGGGTCCTGACGACGCTGCTGATGCCGGATGCCGGGACCGCCCGGGTGGCGGGGCACGACGTGGTGCGGGACGCGGCTGCGGTGCGTCGGCACATCGGCGTGATCGGCCAGTACGCGTCGGTCGACGGTGACCTGACGGGCCGCGAGAACCTGCGCCTCTTCGCCCGGCTCCTCCGGGCGCCGCGCGGGCGCGCCGACGAACTCCTGGAGCGGTTCGGGCTCACCGGGGCGGCGGAGCGACCCGCGCGCACGTACTCGGGCGGCATGCGGCGCCGTCTCGACCTCGCGGTCGGTCTGATCACCCGGCCCGCCGTGCTCTTCCTCGACGAGCCCACCACGGGCCTGGACCCGCACAGCAGGAACGCCATCTGGGAGTCCGTGCGGAAGCTGGCCGGTGAGGGCACGACGGTGCTCCTGACGACCCAGTACCTGGAGGAGGCCGACCAGTTGGCCGACGACATCGTGCTGATCGACGGCGGCCGCGCGGCACACCGCGGCACTCCCGCCGAGCTGAAGGCCCAGATCGGGAGTTACGCGGAGGTCGTCGTCGCGGAGGACGCGGCACTGCCCGCGGCGGCGGTGGTCCTGGACCAGCTGACGGGGGCGGAGCCCATGCTCGACGCGGAGACCCGCACGGCCGGAGTGGTCGCCCTCGACCCCGCGCTCACGCTCCCGCGCCTCGTCCGCGAACTGGACGCGGCCGGGGTGCCCGTCGTCGACGTACGCCTGCGGCGACCCTCACTGGACGACGTCTTCCTGCGTCTCATCGCCTGA
- a CDS encoding ABC transporter permease: protein MSAILHDGTAMLGRHLQRVRHAPAILVMTQTMPIVFLLFFGYVFGSALAMPGSDYRAFLVPGMLVATAANGVMTGMFTAAQDTHRGVMDRLRTLPMSRAAVPLGQALADLVTTAAGLVPLVLVGLAMGWRIEGGPVAAAGAFGLLLLFRYATAWVGILLGLVSQSEEAAGQLGSATFMLPLLSNAYIPTDGLPSWLRLVAEWNPISAVATAVRDLFGNAPVPADAAWPVAHPVAGAILWSLALLAVCVPLAVRRYARGPR from the coding sequence ATGAGCGCCATCCTCCACGACGGCACCGCCATGCTCGGCCGGCACCTGCAGCGCGTCCGGCACGCGCCCGCGATCCTCGTCATGACCCAGACGATGCCCATCGTCTTCCTGCTCTTCTTCGGCTATGTCTTCGGCAGCGCCCTCGCGATGCCCGGCTCCGACTACCGGGCCTTCCTGGTGCCGGGGATGCTCGTCGCGACCGCCGCGAACGGCGTCATGACAGGAATGTTCACCGCCGCCCAGGACACCCACCGCGGCGTCATGGACCGGCTGCGGACGCTGCCGATGAGCAGGGCGGCCGTGCCGCTGGGGCAGGCGCTCGCCGATCTGGTGACGACCGCCGCCGGGCTCGTGCCGCTGGTGCTCGTCGGGCTCGCCATGGGGTGGCGGATCGAGGGCGGGCCGGTCGCCGCGGCGGGCGCGTTCGGGCTTCTGCTGCTCTTCCGGTACGCCACCGCCTGGGTCGGCATCCTGCTGGGTCTCGTCTCGCAGAGCGAGGAGGCGGCGGGCCAGCTGGGGAGCGCGACGTTCATGCTGCCGCTGCTCTCGAACGCGTACATCCCGACCGACGGGCTGCCGTCCTGGCTGCGTCTCGTCGCCGAGTGGAATCCGATCAGCGCGGTGGCGACGGCGGTGCGCGACCTGTTCGGCAACGCGCCGGTCCCGGCGGACGCGGCCTGGCCGGTGGCGCATCCGGTGGCGGGAGCAATCCTGTGGTCGCTCGCGCTGCTCGCGGTGTGCGTACCGCTCGCCGTCCGGCGCTACGCGCGCGGCCCCCGCTGA
- the sigK gene encoding ECF RNA polymerase sigma factor SigK — MSIRRGPRAECRAAARAAAGRRGTGEQMKADELLTRVAEGDQEAFEELYGLVSAQVFGLVRRVLRDHAQSEEVTQEVLVELWRSAPRFDPARGRALPWILTLAHRRAVDRVRSVRAAIEREARAARRGEGPAFDQVAEAVEAGLEREWVRGCLGSLTDLQRQAVVLAYYDGCTYREVAHRLSVPLGTVKTRMRDGLLRLRDCLETVL; from the coding sequence ATTTCCATCCGCCGAGGCCCCCGCGCCGAATGCCGGGCAGCCGCACGAGCGGCCGCCGGGCGTCGGGGGACGGGGGAACAAATGAAGGCGGACGAACTGCTGACGAGGGTCGCGGAAGGAGACCAGGAGGCGTTCGAGGAGCTCTACGGGCTGGTGTCGGCGCAGGTGTTCGGCCTCGTGCGCAGAGTCCTGCGCGACCACGCGCAGTCCGAGGAGGTGACCCAGGAAGTGCTCGTCGAACTCTGGCGCTCCGCTCCCCGGTTCGACCCGGCGCGCGGCCGCGCCCTGCCGTGGATCCTCACGCTGGCGCACCGCAGGGCGGTGGACCGGGTGCGCAGCGTACGGGCCGCGATCGAGCGGGAGGCACGCGCGGCACGGCGCGGCGAGGGGCCCGCCTTCGACCAGGTCGCCGAGGCGGTCGAGGCGGGCCTGGAGCGCGAGTGGGTGCGCGGCTGCCTCGGCAGCCTCACCGACCTGCAACGTCAGGCGGTCGTGCTCGCCTATTACGACGGCTGCACCTACCGCGAGGTGGCCCACCGCCTGTCCGTGCCGCTCGGCACGGTCAAGACCCGGATGCGCGACGGGCTGCTGCGGCTGCGGGACTGTCTGGAGACCGTCCTGTGA
- a CDS encoding DUF4331 domain-containing protein — MTAHARSPQGRRGLAALVCGALAAGGLAAAGVSALEPGSARASSHREAPLISGQPQYDNTDVYAFVSPDKPDTTTLVANWTPFEEPAGGPNFYPFPDDAQYDIHIDSDGDAQGDLIYRWTFDSKVRNGNTFLYNTGQVTSLDDPDLNFTQTYDIDLLKLKDQKVVSTKKVANNLPVAPSRVGDASMPDYKKLRDQAVRKVAGGGTSYVGQADDPFFLDLQVFDSLYGGDLSQVGDDTLKGYSVNSVALQVPTADIRQSEKQPVVGVWSTTQRKNAKGDYTQVSRLGSPLVDELVVPLRDKDKFNASSPWNDADFLQYVQKPELARLLEKVYGIKAPAEPRKDLVSVFLTGVKDLNQPPNVRPAEALRLNTSIKPSADPKRLGVLDGDNAGFPNGRRLADDVVDIELQAVAGELVGNKNDLGDAVDANDMAFGKTFPYLALPTSPTHAPAAKGGGDNTSMRGALGGGAKVRAPSVSDGSGGSDAVLIASAAAGAAGVLLVGLGLTWWRARRRGAGGAF, encoded by the coding sequence ATGACAGCACATGCCAGGAGCCCGCAGGGGCGTCGCGGCCTCGCCGCGCTGGTCTGCGGCGCGCTCGCCGCCGGGGGGCTCGCAGCCGCCGGGGTGAGTGCGCTGGAGCCGGGCTCCGCGCGGGCCTCCAGCCACCGGGAGGCCCCGCTGATCTCGGGGCAGCCGCAGTACGACAACACGGACGTGTACGCGTTCGTCAGCCCCGACAAGCCGGACACCACGACCCTCGTGGCGAACTGGACCCCGTTCGAGGAGCCCGCGGGCGGACCCAACTTCTACCCCTTCCCTGATGACGCCCAGTACGACATCCACATCGACAGCGACGGGGACGCGCAGGGCGATCTGATCTACCGCTGGACGTTCGACAGCAAGGTCAGGAACGGCAACACGTTCCTGTACAACACGGGACAGGTGACCAGCCTCGACGACCCCGACCTCAACTTCACGCAGACGTACGACATCGACCTGCTGAAGCTGAAGGACCAGAAGGTCGTCTCCACCAAGAAGGTCGCGAACAACCTGCCGGTCGCGCCGTCGCGGGTGGGCGACGCGTCCATGCCCGACTACAAGAAGCTCCGCGACCAGGCGGTGCGGAAGGTCGCCGGCGGCGGCACGTCGTACGTCGGGCAGGCCGACGACCCGTTCTTCCTCGATCTGCAGGTGTTCGACTCGCTGTACGGCGGTGACCTCTCGCAGGTCGGTGACGACACCCTCAAGGGGTACAGCGTGAACTCGGTGGCGCTGCAGGTCCCGACCGCCGACATACGCCAGTCGGAGAAGCAGCCGGTCGTCGGCGTCTGGTCGACGACCCAGCGCAAGAACGCCAAGGGCGACTACACGCAGGTGTCGCGGCTCGGCAGCCCGCTGGTCGACGAACTCGTGGTGCCGCTGCGCGACAAGGACAAGTTCAACGCGTCCTCGCCGTGGAACGACGCGGACTTCCTGCAGTACGTGCAGAAGCCCGAACTGGCGAGGCTCCTGGAGAAGGTCTACGGCATCAAGGCGCCGGCCGAGCCGAGGAAGGACCTGGTCTCCGTCTTCCTGACCGGCGTGAAGGACCTCAACCAGCCGCCGAACGTACGGCCCGCGGAGGCTCTGCGGCTCAACACCTCCATCAAGCCGTCGGCCGACCCGAAGCGGCTCGGCGTCCTCGACGGGGACAACGCGGGGTTCCCGAACGGGCGGCGGCTCGCCGACGACGTCGTCGACATCGAGCTGCAGGCCGTCGCGGGTGAACTCGTGGGCAACAAGAACGACCTGGGCGACGCGGTGGACGCGAACGACATGGCGTTCGGCAAGACCTTCCCGTACCTGGCGCTGCCCACGTCGCCGACGCACGCGCCGGCGGCCAAGGGCGGCGGCGACAACACCTCGATGCGCGGCGCGCTCGGGGGCGGCGCGAAGGTCCGGGCGCCGTCGGTGTCCGACGGGTCCGGCGGATCCGACGCGGTGCTGATCGCCTCCGCGGCGGCCGGCGCCGCGGGTGTGCTCCTCGTCGGGCTCGGGCTCACGTGGTGGCGGGCGCGGAGGCGGGGGGCCGGCGGGGCCTTCTGA